Proteins co-encoded in one Actinomycetes bacterium genomic window:
- a CDS encoding radical SAM protein, whose protein sequence is MKIKTISHKLNSMLKSCRLCPHKCRVNRIEGQTGFCGATHMPVVSAAMPHHGEEPPLSGNRGSGTIFFSYCNMACLYCQNYQISQQHQGEKATIVELADMMLNLQHRGCHNINLVSPTIWIAQIVEALTLAKEKGLNLPVVYNTGGYENPEIIGMLDGIIDIYMPDMRYSNDDYAYRYSKIKNYSQYNRQSVINMYKQAGELQLNQQGVAVRGLLIRLLVLPDDLAGVKQTLEFIKKELSNKVALSIMAQYHPTFKACGYPEINRPVTAKEYNQVVNYAQQLGFELGYVQDYRRLPGEDDPFLPDFNQKDVFGPGNKG, encoded by the coding sequence ATGAAGATAAAAACTATATCCCATAAACTAAACAGTATGCTTAAATCCTGCAGGCTTTGCCCCCATAAATGCAGGGTTAACAGAATAGAAGGCCAGACCGGATTCTGCGGAGCGACCCATATGCCGGTGGTTTCCGCTGCAATGCCCCATCACGGAGAAGAGCCTCCCCTTTCAGGAAACAGGGGCTCGGGCACTATTTTTTTCTCCTACTGCAATATGGCCTGTCTCTATTGCCAGAATTATCAGATAAGCCAGCAGCATCAGGGAGAGAAGGCAACCATTGTTGAACTGGCAGATATGATGCTTAATTTACAGCATAGGGGATGTCACAATATAAATCTGGTATCTCCCACCATCTGGATTGCACAAATTGTAGAAGCTTTAACCCTGGCCAAGGAGAAAGGTTTAAATCTACCTGTCGTTTATAATACTGGAGGTTATGAAAATCCTGAAATCATAGGCATGCTGGATGGCATCATAGACATTTACATGCCTGACATGCGTTACAGCAATGATGATTATGCCTATCGGTATTCTAAAATTAAAAATTATTCACAATACAATCGCCAATCGGTAATTAACATGTACAAACAGGCAGGAGAACTGCAGTTAAACCAACAGGGTGTCGCTGTTAGAGGCCTGCTTATAAGGCTGCTGGTTCTGCCTGATGACCTGGCGGGAGTAAAACAGACCCTTGAATTCATAAAAAAAGAACTCTCCAACAAAGTGGCTTTAAGCATAATGGCCCAGTATCACCCAACCTTTAAAGCCTGCGGATATCCTGAAATAAACCGCCCGGTAACCGCTAAAGAATATAACCAGGTAGTTAATTATGCACAGCAGCTGGGTTTTGAATTAGGTTATGTGCAGGATTACCGCCGCCTTCCGGGAGAAGATGATCCCTTCCTGCCCGATTTTAATCAGAAAGATGTGTTTGGTCCCGGCAACAAAGGTTAA